Within the Takifugu rubripes chromosome 8, fTakRub1.2, whole genome shotgun sequence genome, the region GTTGGCCTTCAGCTAAATAACGATCAGTCTCCCCCCCCCAGATCCCTGCCTGGCCGTGATGCCGCCGTGCATGAGCGAGGCCGACCGTTTCAGCCTGGAGGCGCTGCGGCACATCCACAAGCAGCTGGACGACGACAACGACGGCGGGATAGAGGTCAACGAAAGCGTGGAGGTGAGCTTCGGCGAAGGTTTAATTTTACCGAACGGCTTAAATTAGCTTCGATCctgaaatacattttgaaaaaaaagccTTCTGGGTCTAAATTATCTCTGGTTGAGCTGCTGACAGACACAAACGTCTCTGTTTCATACCTCAGATAAGGGATCTCTAAACGCCCCCGGTGGCCTCTTTAAGTCAGTGTCACATGATATCAAAGCGGGCATCAAAGGATCAAACGCAGTTTATGCTAGCTGCTCGCGTTTAGTGTCGGTGGGTATTTGGACCCGGTTCAGTTTGACTCTCCGAATTCTTCCCTCAGGCTGTTGATGTGCGATAGAGGAATCACGCGAAAGTCTGAAACCATCGAGCCGTTTATCTTCAAAGCCCGACAACAATGCTGCACCTGTGTTGACAGGTGAATAACCGCGCCTCGGCTCGCAGCTTCCAGCTAAAGACTTTACAAGTCTAACAAATCGCTCCTGGAAGCGGGGCGCTCCGGAAATGGGTTAGTGTAGCGTCTCTGGTCGTGGGCTGGTGAGTCACATGATCCAGAGCCTTTAGGGTCAGAGGGGTCATTTTCAAAAGGCTCTGGTGGCCCTCGGCCCCGCTTGATCCGTGGACAGAAGCCCCCCCTTCCAGGTCTGTCTTTATAAGGACACTCTGCTTCTGTGGTGGCGGACGGACCCGTTTCCTAACTGCTCCAGGACCTGGAGCGTGTGACCGTCTGGGTGCAACACTGGAATTTCATGGGGAAGCGAACCCGTGTGGCCGTGAAAAGATCCGTCTGTCTTCGTGGGTTTTGGTTTCAGTTTCACGCCGCTGCCGCGCGGAGCCTGTTGCGTAAGGAGGAACATAGACCCTCTGAGGAGGACTGTTCGGTCCGGCTGAGGGACCCTTCTCAGATCGACTTTGACTATTTTGTCTGATTCCGTTCCTtaaaaagcctccagctgatccaaaaatTCTGCGGCTAGTGGGAATTAGCAAGCGAGATCGTATGTCTCCCAGGCGGCTTCTCATTGGATTAGACTTCAAGCACTTTGGCCCCGGGGGCCATAGAGACCCAAAAGTGTTGCCCCAGCAGAACGTTCCATGGTTCTAGCAGCAGAACGGGGGGCAGGGTCGTTAGCTACGAGTTAGCTACTGTGGATCGGCGGGATGAATGAGCTGTAATCTGACCCCGAGTGTGTCAAACGCTCTAAATTGCGCCGCCGTGGCTCAGCTCATGTCGGGAATAGTTTGGCTCCAATTTTCACCAGAGGGGGGGAAGCGGAGCCGAGTCGGCCATCTTCCCTCCGGTCTTCGGTGTCACCACATCCTCCCCGGCGCTACTGAGGTGGAGGGTGAAAAGCAGAGCCGTGACAGGACCTTGTCACCCGCCCGCCCCGATGCCACCTGGCTGAAATCGAACCCCTGGCACGCACACGACTAATTGGACGATGGTCGTACGTCTGCAGGGCTCTATTTACCGGCGGGTCCTGGCTAGCATGTAGCAGACGCTGTACAAGGACTGTACCGATCCGTTTCAGCCCAGTCCAGTAGGGGAGTAGCTAGAAATGCTACCACGAGTTCAGTGACTCCAGGAGACGTTGACGGACGCGTCACATCAGAGCTAACGCGGCGCGTCGGGAGAAAAAGGGTTTTTCATGTGGATGTTGGCAGCAGATTTAAAAGCAAACTGGTGCGTTTCAGAACCGGTTTGTGTGACAGGGGTAAAAGTTCACATCTGGCATGTTTATCTGCACGTTGCGACttttatcctgtttttttttaaccgctGTTGACACAACGTCTGGTGGTTGCGTGATATTTAaagcacacaggaagtgagttcTGTCATTGCAACAAGCTGCTTCTATTTATAGCTCAGAACCAGGAAGTCACTTTTCCACTGATTTACCTGTTTCCGGATTATCGGTGCTCTTGAGGTCCCCCTTCTGCCGGGGGCTCGTCGGGGTCCCGGCCGGGTGTTGCCCCACCTGAGCCCGTTTATTCTTGGCAACGAATATTTGTGAGTTCGGATCGGGGCTCCCAGGTCAGGATCGGGGCCCCTACAGTCGGACCCGGTGGACCAGTCCAAAGAATGTCCCCTCTTTGTGCTCATCACACTGTAAATGAAGTAGCACAATCTGTAACCGATGCGGCCGAACGGAgagcagtgcatcatgggaaaagTCTGGAACAGGAGCCCGTTTCTGCCCAAACAGAGGAGTCTTTGTCTGCCCCGTCCCGGTGCCCCATTGTCCCCTGTCCGTGCTAGCCAGGCTAACGCTCGGATGCTGTCTCTTCTTCATTTACCCTCCTCGTGTCCACGTATTcgtcgggatggggggggggttgcgtaAGCAGCTGAGGCTCCAGGAAGTTTTGTGCCGAGTGACATTTGCAGGACATTTGTTTGGCTCCGCTAGCGCGCGCACTGTGGTCCCGCCGGTGACTCAGCCCGATTCTTTAGCCGGGTCCTCGGCGCCGACGTCAGCGGGGAGGctaatttgcatttgtgttgttgAGGAATCGAAGGAAGGCGGAAGAGAAGTTCAGACCTCGTGCTTTTCAGACCTTTTCAGTCGCGATTCGACAGGACGTTCGAGTAAAAACTCGTGATGCTGCCGAACAAATCGTTAATACCGTGAAATAGGACGAGATGGCCGGAAAACCTCAGGTTACGCTAAAACTTTCTATAACGTTGATGGTTTTTACGCTGACACCCGTGATGTCATGTGTGTGGGGCCCCAGATTCTTTGCTTCCTCTGTTAGCATAAGcaggctgctaatgctagcgcCACAGAGGGCAAATTTCACCTCCTCAAATGTCTCTTCTCATCCCTCATTATCAAAAAGTCCAATTTCACGGCATAAAAAACAGCTTCAGTGTGCTAATAATGTGAAAAATCGGTATCGGTTAAATCTGTTGAGAAGAAATGGTattagcctagcctagcatgAAAACAACGTTAACACAGTGAGATATTTTAGCCTGTGTAGAAGCAGTATCCCAAGTGAAGTGACAGCATAAACGGTTCCTCGGTTGCCGTTTAGCCAGCTAACGAGATTAGCTCTTGTCCTAGACCCAGCAGCGAGATCCACATGTAAATATTCCGGATTTATAGTTTTGCATGGGTAAACAAACGCATTTGCATTTGTTAATAACTCAAATTGAGTTCTGTAAGTTGGGCGGCGTAGCGTCCTTTAGCAGCGGAATGTTGGAGGCTAATAGCCTGAAGGGGAGAGCGTGCCGGTGCCAAGGTCACCCCGGGTTCCTGGCGCGGCcctttctcttgtttttctaaACGGCGCCAGTGTTTTGGCAGCTCTTCGGAAGGTTTCCTTGTTTGAGGTTCTTTCCCTTTAATCCCGTTACCAAATGAGTGAAACGCTCGCGCAGGTGGAAAGAGCCTCTTCTCAAAGTCCCtaaaagggaagaaaagtgAGAAGAAAGCATGCGTGAGCTCCAAAGCCGGCTCTCTGAAGCTCCCCTTCAAAGCAAGCCCGTCTCAAACTGCGACGGCCGCCGATGCCTTCGGAaaagaaaaatttaaaaaaagccccCGTTgccgcgcccccccccccccaacccgtcAGAGGCTCAGCTGTGTTGCTCTTCACCCCCGCAGTTTATCATAGAGGacatgaagcagcagcaaaCCAACAAGCACAGCAACCTGCACCGGGAGGACCAGCACATCAccgtggaggagctgtggaggggCTGGAAGACCTCCGAAGGTGCTGCCCCACACCCAAACACCCAAACACTCACTCTGCTCACTCCTGTAGCCTTTATTATAATCTGCTCGTGCTTCTCTTCCTTCACCACCTCCCGTCTTTGTCCAGTCCACAACTGGACCATGGAGGACACGGTGCAGTGGCTGAAAGACTCGGTGGAGCTGCCACAGTATGAGAAGAACTTCCGGGACTTCCGGGTCACGGGGAACACCTTACCCAGGTCAGCCTGGCTCCTTGTCCGTCTCACAGACGTCCTCAGCGGCTATTAACGGTCTAatgccgccccctgctggtcagcgGAGGAAGCGCACTCCAGTTATCAGGAATATTTGTCTGCAAACGCGCTTTAGgtgttttaaaaacatttttacaactTTGTAATCAGGCTGATTTGAAGATAACATTTTCTTGCAGTTGAAAGAGACTTTAATCgactttttttctcttctaCTGCATCCAGAATCGCTGCGAACGAGCCGTCCTTTATGTCCCAGCAGCTGAAGATATTGGACCAGCGGCACAAGCAGAAGCTCAACCTGAAGGCCCTGGACGCAGTGCTGTTTGGACCTCCTCTGCGTGAGTAGACGGGGTGTCTGGCGGCCCAAACTGAAGCCGCCGTCTCCTCCTGATCCCCGACGTGTCTGCAGGTCCCCAACACAACTGGATGAAGGACTTTGTCCTGATGGTCTCCATTGTGATCGGCGTCGGCGGCTGCTGGTTCGCCTACGTGCAGAACAAGTCCAGCAAGGTGCACATCTCCCGGATGATGAAGGACCTGGAGAGCCTGCAGCACGCCGAGCAAAGCCTGTTGGACCTGCAGGGCCGGTAGGAGGTGCAGCTGCCTCGGACTGACTGGAAAACGTGGGGAAACGGCTGACGTTCCGCCTTTTCCCTTCCAGGCTCGAGAAGGCTCAGGAGGAGAACCGGACGGTGGCGGTGGAGaagcagaacctggagcagaagatgaaggacgAGATCACCGACGCCAAGCTGGAGGCGCACCGGCTGCGAGAGCTGCGGAAGGGCGCCGAGTGCGAACTGAGCAGGCTGAAATACGCCGAGGAGGAACTCGTACAAGTAAATGGGAATTAGCctctttgttaaaaaaaaaaaaaccctgatccGATTCTGATTCAACCCTGGCGTATGGCGCAGGTCCGGAAGGCCCTGAAGCGGGCGGAGAAGCAGATGCAGTCGGAGCGGTCGGTGCCGGAAGCCCTCCAGAAGTGGCTGCAGCTCACCCacgaggtggaggtgcagtacTACAACATCAAGAAGCAGAACGCCGAGTTTCAGCTGTACGTCGCCAAAGAGGAGGTAACCGTAGCAACAGCCCCGAACACGCCCgcggccgccgctgccgccgccggcTTCGAGTCCCCGTCCCAacgcgtctcctcctcctttcaacCAGGCGGAGAAAatcaagaagaagaggagctccGTGTTCGGGACTCTTCACGTAGCTCACAGCTCCTCGCTGGACGAAGTGGACCACAAGATCCTGGAGGCCAAGTGAGGGGACCCCGAGCTGCAGCGGCTCTTCCCGGCTTTGCCCTCGAACCTAACGTTTTTCCCTCCGCCCGTTGAAggaaagctctgtcggaggtcaCGGCGTGCCTGAGGGAGCGGCTGCATCGCTGGCAACAGATCGAGAAGCTCTGCAGCTTCCCCATCGTCAACAACCAGGGCCTGTCCAGCCTGACGGCCACCCTCTACTCGGACCACAGCTGGGTGGTGATGCCGCGGGTGGGCGTGCCGCCCTACCCCATCGCGGGCGGGGTGGACGACCTGGACGAGGACACGCCTCCCATCATTCCACAGTTCACATGTGAGTAGGGAGGTGCGGGGTCCTGAGCGGCGTGGCCCCGGGGAGCCCTGACGTCTTCTCTGTCTCCCCAGCGACGGCGATGATGCGGCCCCCGCTGACCCGGAGCAGCAGCCTGTGCCGCTCCCGCCGGAGCCTGCTGGCCTCCACGCAGCCGGCGCTGATATCCGCCGACCCGGACCTGCTGTCCATGGCCGGATCGTCCCACTCCTATCGTCCGGAGGCGGACGGGGAACACGTGGTTTTCAGCTCCGACAGGCGAGGGTACGTAGCCGTagctgagggggcggggccgggaCGGGGGGCCGGTTCTCGGCGGTGACCCCCGTGTTCTGCTCTGACCTCAGGGAAGCTCAGGAGGGATGTTCTGACTCCGACTCGCTCAACTCCGTCGGCCGGAAGCAGCTGCACGGAAGCTTCGTGCTGGGGTCCGACGCTCCGTACCGCAAGATTTCCcgcgaggagctgctgctcttcggCCAGGGCGCCGTCCTTCCCGCCGGCGGCCCCTTGACCCGCGCcgccaacaccagcagcagcaacagcagcagcagcggcagcctcAGGGACTCCACgcccccccctctgccccccacccccgccgccACTCCCTGCAGCCCGCCCTCCACGTCGCCCTCCCCGTCCTTGGAGCACCACCCGTTCGGCTCCCCCGACCTGCCCCTCGCCATCCCGGAGTCCCAAAGCATGACCTTCTCAAaggggggcgtggcctctcAGACGGGAAAGGGCACGTACAACGGCATCCTGGAGAAGTCCTACAGCTTCGGCCAGCTTCCCGTGAGCATGCTGCCCAAGGTGGGGCGCAACCCGTCGCTCACCTCTCTGGACTCGGAGGGGCGGAGCCTCGGGACGGACCGCAAACTGCAGAGCGCCTCCTCCCAGGACTCCAGCGACAACGGAGAAAAGATGAGGCGCTCCTCCTCCAAACTAAAGAGCttatttaagaagaaaaaatgaCACTGCCAGATTgactggagagaaaaaaaataacgtTTTAGCCCTAAtatatgaaaaaaacaacaatggtcACTGTAAgctaaaacatttcatttcctacatcacttcctgtcagagacGGAATGTAGCTCAACTGGGGAGCCCCGAACGCCTCAGACGCCTCGTCCTTCCAGAGCGGGTCGGTTTGTTCCGGAGGAACCTGACGACGGCTGGATTTAATCCCAAACCTGCACAGTTTTCTATTTATTTGCTATGAatgcaaaaccaaaaaaaacccaaacctggtccccaaccacccccccccccccccccccccccctcccgctcagATCAAAGACTCTTCCTGCTTCTGAATCTCATTCGGAAAACCCAGAAGAATCCCGCTCAAACTTAGTTGCACTACCGCTTTCCCCGTCGTCACGGAAACGAGCGGGGGACAAACGTCCCGGAGGTGTGAGGGAGGACAGGTGGGCGGCAGCGGTGCAGGTGCACCACGGCAATAGCAGAGCCACCATTATCCGGTGCACGTCTCCATATGTACGCACGTATACGCACTAGTGGATTTCTATCCTTGTGGGGTCCCGGAGGGTCTCGATTATGCACCAGTCGTCCTCCGTCAGTACTTGATTTTGTGTCTTAAACACCGAAAATGGGTCAGATTGTCTGTATTTATAGTGCCATATGCATAAAGGTCatcagctgaacacacacacacacacacactcttaaagATGTCAAGAGTTCCACACTGTGATTTCACCCTCCCAGGGCctgagggggtcagaggtcacggtgGACACGCCGGCGGCCTCCGTTTCTAGGAGAAACACACTGTACAGCGCACAATGAAGGACGTAGCGGCGGGAGGTGTGAGACGCGGAGAGAAACGAATGTTTACGAAGACACGAGGGATTTTTGAgaacattttgtgtgtgtgaatatttgtATACTTTAgaggaataaattaaaaaatactggagacactgtgtgtgtgtgtgtgtgtgtgtgtttctggttaTTTGTGTAACCGGCGTTAAAACGGCGTTCCCCCGCTGATGGTCTCCACCAACACTGATTACCAAAGGCCGACCCTTCCCATCCAATTCCCCGAGCTGCTTCCTGGATCCCTCCTCCCAGCGGGGGGCAGGAATGTGGGGAGGAACCTCTCTGACACCCCATTCGTCTCGGGAGCCCAGAAAAGAGCGGCGCGGAAGAAAAGGCGCCCGTGATCGCTTTATCAATATAAAGCGAACGCCATGAAACGTGCTCTGATGGTTCATcaatccgggggggggggggggggggcggggcggggcgtgATGGTGATGAATGTCTTGTTTGGCCACAACTGTGCGCGCGACAAATTCCATGGAAACCTGATTGCTTTGGCGCCCTGCAGCGGCGCACTCGGCCACAGGGTGGCAGCAGAGCACCgggggagagagacggaggacgCGTGCGCttcgtgcgtgcgtgtgtccaCGTACTTACTCATGAGccgcaaaaaaataaataaaaagggttAGTGCATCCCGATCCGCAAACATCCCGGCATATTCTGGCGTAAATGACCCCTCGGAGGTGCACAGATGTACGTACGTCGACATCCGTCGGCGAGGGTTCTTCCTCccgcctccttctcctccaaactcagcccccccctcctcatttgGACCCCATTTCTTGGCAGCGTAATGGGTTTATTAGTGTGGTTAATGCACTGTGACCTCCTGCGGCTCGTCGTCTACCTTCATCGTGTGCAAAATGAGAAGAAACGAGGAGGTTGCGCTGGTTTTTGAAGGGAAGCCGGAGCAGGATGAGGTTAAAGCGGGACATCCAGAGGAAATTTAAAGCCGGTGTGTTTACCCAGACTGGGACAAACCCAGAACCGAAACCGAACTCTGACCAAGCTCACGTTTTCCCGAAAATGCGACCCATTAACTGGGTTTATACGAGCCTCAGTGTGCGTGAAACGTCACCAATGGTTTCGTCCGGTCTGGCGACCCCGTCACGTGATCGCCGGGCTGACGTCTCGCCCGCTTCCCGCAAATATTAGCGACGCAAATATCGGCGCTGAAAGCAAAGCACATTCTGGATCTACAACCGGAAGCAAACTGAGCAAACAAAATGCGCGAAAACAAGACATACAATTAACCTGTAGATGACAACAATAGATCGATGAATATTAGCGAAAACAATCTCCAAACAGCTAAATTGAATCATGGCACCCATCCTTCCGGGCAGTTGGTACAGTCTTAATTAGCAACTTCCGGTATTTAAATAAGCTGCTTCCTACTTCAATATTGTCCCCAATTTGTCGCGGAAGTCAGCAGGTGTGTTTGGAGCTTCCTTTCCAGGTGAGGctagcaaacaaacaaacaaacacccccCTAAacaaacataataataaaaaataatgtagCTTTGATACTGTCGTTAACAGATGCTAATGTTTCCCTGTAGTTCGATGGACAACCAGCTAAAAAGCTTTTTTGGCGAATCAATTAAAGCAAATTTTTTCTCATCACCTGAGCTAACTCAAATGCTAACAAGCTAGCCCTCTGAGCCTGGGGAACTGGccttaaaaaatgtttaattttttagGAAAGGCACTTTTTTTTAACGAGGTTCTATTAGCATGTCTGATTAATGCTGACTGGAGgattttgaggggggggggattaaaaaaataaagttttaatgaAGTTAtactttgtttttcatcttgaTCTTTCATGTTCTTGTAGCATCTGTCTGGATTTGGGCaactttagattttttttaggCTTCATACGAAAAACTTTGTTTGACTTCTTGCTGTCGGTTCAACCAATTTTATTGAATCCAAAGACTAATTAAAATTCTGCTGTTATGTGTATTAATAAGATATCGATGGAAGATGCTGTTTCtctccatttttttctctttcatgatCTTTGTAGTCCACTTTGATCTTTTTGAGCGGCTCAAAACTCGTGCCGAAGAGCAACTTTAATGGCTAGCATTACGCTAGCCCCAAATTTCACGACATGTCGCGTCTCAGTGGGCGGAGCTTTTGTATAATTTGTCTCTTCAGTTCCTTGTATTTTCTTAAGATATTTGCTTTAGGCTAAAGTTCCCTTGGTCGCTCCTTCCGACAGAATAAATGAACCTTTTCTCAGCAGAACGGCGCCCCCCGTTGACCGGGCACGTACCTGAACGGC harbors:
- the stim2b gene encoding stromal interaction molecule 2 isoform X1, encoding MSCIHRLLNALLRGLVIYAVLGSDWTHSTLHNRPADTTNVATTDPCLAVMPPCMSEADRFSLEALRHIHKQLDDDNDGGIEVNESVEFIIEDMKQQQTNKHSNLHREDQHITVEELWRGWKTSEVHNWTMEDTVQWLKDSVELPQYEKNFRDFRVTGNTLPRIAANEPSFMSQQLKILDQRHKQKLNLKALDAVLFGPPLRPQHNWMKDFVLMVSIVIGVGGCWFAYVQNKSSKVHISRMMKDLESLQHAEQSLLDLQGRLEKAQEENRTVAVEKQNLEQKMKDEITDAKLEAHRLRELRKGAECELSRLKYAEEELVQVRKALKRAEKQMQSERSVPEALQKWLQLTHEVEVQYYNIKKQNAEFQLYVAKEEAEKIKKKRSSVFGTLHVAHSSSLDEVDHKILEAKKALSEVTACLRERLHRWQQIEKLCSFPIVNNQGLSSLTATLYSDHSWVVMPRVGVPPYPIAGGVDDLDEDTPPIIPQFTSTAMMRPPLTRSSSLCRSRRSLLASTQPALISADPDLLSMAGSSHSYRPEADGEHVVFSSDRRGEAQEGCSDSDSLNSVGRKQLHGSFVLGSDAPYRKISREELLLFGQGAVLPAGGPLTRAANTSSSNSSSSGSLRDSTPPPLPPTPAATPCSPPSTSPSPSLEHHPFGSPDLPLAIPESQSMTFSKGGVASQTGKGTYNGILEKSYSFGQLPVSMLPKVGRNPSLTSLDSEGRSLGTDRKLQSASSQDSSDNGEKMRRSSSKLKSLFKKKK
- the stim2b gene encoding stromal interaction molecule 2 isoform X2, yielding MPPCMSEADRFSLEALRHIHKQLDDDNDGGIEVNESVEFIIEDMKQQQTNKHSNLHREDQHITVEELWRGWKTSEVHNWTMEDTVQWLKDSVELPQYEKNFRDFRVTGNTLPRIAANEPSFMSQQLKILDQRHKQKLNLKALDAVLFGPPLRPQHNWMKDFVLMVSIVIGVGGCWFAYVQNKSSKVHISRMMKDLESLQHAEQSLLDLQGRLEKAQEENRTVAVEKQNLEQKMKDEITDAKLEAHRLRELRKGAECELSRLKYAEEELVQVRKALKRAEKQMQSERSVPEALQKWLQLTHEVEVQYYNIKKQNAEFQLYVAKEEAEKIKKKRSSVFGTLHVAHSSSLDEVDHKILEAKKALSEVTACLRERLHRWQQIEKLCSFPIVNNQGLSSLTATLYSDHSWVVMPRVGVPPYPIAGGVDDLDEDTPPIIPQFTSTAMMRPPLTRSSSLCRSRRSLLASTQPALISADPDLLSMAGSSHSYRPEADGEHVVFSSDRRGEAQEGCSDSDSLNSVGRKQLHGSFVLGSDAPYRKISREELLLFGQGAVLPAGGPLTRAANTSSSNSSSSGSLRDSTPPPLPPTPAATPCSPPSTSPSPSLEHHPFGSPDLPLAIPESQSMTFSKGGVASQTGKGTYNGILEKSYSFGQLPVSMLPKVGRNPSLTSLDSEGRSLGTDRKLQSASSQDSSDNGEKMRRSSSKLKSLFKKKK